A window of Rhodococcus sp. SGAir0479 contains these coding sequences:
- the rpmE gene encoding 50S ribosomal protein L31 has protein sequence MKAGIHPEYVATTVVCGCGNTFETHSTAQSGRINVEVCSQCHPFYTGKQKILDTGGRVARFEARYGKRAPKKAAADQ, from the coding sequence ATGAAGGCTGGAATTCACCCCGAGTACGTTGCGACGACCGTCGTGTGCGGTTGCGGCAACACGTTCGAGACCCACAGCACCGCTCAGAGCGGACGGATCAACGTCGAAGTTTGCTCGCAGTGCCACCCGTTCTACACCGGTAAGCAGAAGATTCTGGACACCGGCGGACGCGTTGCTCGCTTCGAGGCGCGCTACGGCAAGCGTGCTCCGAAGAAGGCCGCTGCCGACCAGTAG
- a CDS encoding F0F1 ATP synthase subunit delta gives MYAASREALTQTRSALTAALDSVSAGAATAAAAQAGSELFSVVEVLDGQRTLRSALADASTPAAARQGLARTVFSGKVGAEALAALEAAVGQDWSSAADLLNSLVTLGRESLLRAAADQNQSDAVEDELFRLGRIVAGNPQLEQVLSDRSTPVAGKRELLSKLLYGKVTAITEALAIQAVGRLKTAPADAFDELSALAAAQRNKAVAHVRSASALSSEQVDRLAATLTRTYGKPVTVHVEVDPALLAGMVVRVGHEVIDGSAAGRLAAVRKTFK, from the coding sequence ATGTACGCAGCGAGCCGTGAAGCCCTGACGCAGACCCGTTCTGCGCTCACCGCGGCGTTGGATTCCGTTTCCGCCGGCGCGGCCACTGCGGCCGCGGCGCAGGCTGGATCCGAGCTGTTCTCGGTGGTCGAGGTTCTCGACGGCCAGCGCACTCTCCGGAGTGCTCTGGCCGACGCGTCCACGCCTGCCGCTGCGCGCCAGGGCCTGGCCCGCACGGTGTTCTCGGGGAAGGTCGGCGCCGAGGCGCTGGCAGCCCTCGAGGCCGCTGTGGGCCAGGACTGGTCGTCTGCGGCAGACCTGCTGAACTCCCTGGTCACGCTCGGACGTGAGTCCCTGCTTCGGGCTGCGGCCGACCAGAACCAGAGCGACGCGGTCGAAGACGAACTCTTCCGCCTCGGTCGCATCGTCGCGGGCAACCCGCAGCTGGAGCAGGTCCTTTCGGATCGTTCGACGCCGGTCGCCGGCAAGCGCGAACTGCTGTCGAAGCTGCTGTACGGCAAGGTCACCGCGATCACGGAGGCTCTGGCCATCCAGGCCGTGGGCCGCCTGAAGACGGCGCCCGCCGATGCCTTCGACGAGCTGTCGGCCCTGGCCGCGGCGCAGCGGAACAAGGCGGTTGCGCACGTGCGCAGCGCCTCGGCGTTGTCGAGTGAGCAGGTCGATCGGCTTGCGGCGACGCTGACCCGCACCTACGGCAAGCCCGTCACCGTCCACGTGGAGGTCGATCCCGCCCTCCTCGCCGGCATGGTCGTGCGGGTTGGTCACGAGGTCATCGACGGGAGCGCGGCCGGCCGCCTCGCTGCCGTGCGGAAGACTTTCAAGTAG
- the prmC gene encoding peptide chain release factor N(5)-glutamine methyltransferase, with protein sequence MSRQPLRLAIIDAAAELERAGVPSARVDAELLAAHLLGVERTRLGLVPLVDPAVIDEYRALVARRAERVPLQHIVGSTAMGNVTLEVGPGVFVPRPETELLLAWALAHLEASGLRAPVVLDLCTGSGALALAIAHARPDAAVHAVELEPQALAWARRNADRRREAGDTPITLVRGDVTDRGLLTDLEGAVDLVVSNPPYIPEGAVLEPEVGEHDPHSALFGGADGLSVIKPMINNIARWLRIGGAVGVEHDDTNGGQVAELFRARRVFDHVAEHPDLAGRPRFVVAERVATETEAAR encoded by the coding sequence GTGAGTCGACAACCTCTCCGCCTGGCCATCATCGACGCCGCCGCCGAGTTGGAACGGGCGGGGGTTCCCTCCGCCCGCGTGGACGCCGAGTTGCTCGCCGCCCACCTCCTGGGAGTCGAACGCACCCGGCTCGGGCTCGTGCCGCTCGTCGATCCGGCCGTGATCGACGAGTACCGGGCGCTGGTTGCGCGCCGCGCCGAGCGAGTTCCGTTGCAGCACATCGTCGGTTCCACCGCGATGGGCAACGTCACGCTCGAGGTGGGGCCCGGTGTGTTCGTGCCGCGTCCCGAGACCGAGTTGCTGCTCGCGTGGGCGTTGGCGCACCTGGAGGCCTCGGGCCTACGCGCCCCCGTCGTGCTGGACCTGTGCACCGGTTCGGGAGCGCTGGCGCTCGCCATCGCGCACGCACGTCCGGACGCGGCGGTGCATGCCGTCGAACTCGAGCCGCAGGCGCTCGCGTGGGCCCGCCGGAACGCGGACCGTCGCCGCGAGGCGGGGGACACCCCGATCACACTGGTGCGGGGCGACGTCACCGACCGCGGCCTGCTCACCGACCTCGAGGGCGCGGTCGACCTGGTCGTCTCCAACCCGCCGTACATCCCGGAGGGCGCGGTACTCGAGCCCGAGGTCGGCGAGCACGATCCGCACTCGGCACTGTTCGGTGGTGCCGACGGACTGTCGGTGATCAAACCGATGATCAACAACATCGCGCGGTGGCTGCGGATCGGGGGAGCGGTCGGCGTCGAGCACGACGACACCAACGGCGGCCAGGTCGCCGAGCTGTTCCGGGCCCGTCGGGTCTTCGATCACGTCGCCGAGCACCCGGACCTCGCGGGCCGCCCGCGCTTCGTCGTCGCCGAACGCGTCGCGACCGAGACGGAGGCGGCACGATGA
- a CDS encoding ATP synthase F0 subunit C → MSVSLQAAEVLAQEAEKVKGYGAIGYGLAAIGPGIGVGIVVGKAIEGMVRQPEMAGQVRTTMFLGIAFTEALALIGLVAGFIF, encoded by the coding sequence ATGAGCGTTTCGCTGCAGGCCGCTGAGGTTCTCGCGCAGGAAGCTGAGAAGGTCAAGGGCTACGGCGCCATCGGCTACGGCCTCGCGGCCATCGGCCCCGGCATCGGCGTGGGTATCGTCGTCGGTAAGGCGATCGAGGGCATGGTCCGTCAGCCCGAGATGGCCGGCCAGGTTCGTACCACGATGTTCCTCGGTATCGCCTTCACCGAGGCCCTGGCGCTGATCGGCCTCGTCGCCGGCTTCATCTTCTAA
- the prfA gene encoding peptide chain release factor 1, whose translation MAGTTKPSAIDDILAEHAGLEQQLADPALHNDPAAARKAGKRFAELAPVMATYAKLEAAQEDLEAARELGADDAAFAAEIPALEAQVAELDKTLTDLLAPRDPHDGDDVVLELKSGEGGEESALFASDLARMYVRYAERAGWRVEILDATVSDLGGYKDATISIKSKGDVRDGVWSRLKFEGGVHRVQRVPVTESQGRVHTSAAGVLIYPEPEEVEEVQIDESDLRIDVYRSSGKGGQGVNTTDSAVRITHLPTGIVVTCQNERSQLQNKARAMQVLAARLQAAAEEAADAEASAGRQSQIRTVDRSERIRTYNFPENRITDHRIGFKAHNLDAVLDGEMGALLDALGQADREARLAAE comes from the coding sequence ATGGCAGGGACGACGAAGCCGTCGGCGATCGACGACATCCTGGCCGAGCACGCGGGCCTGGAGCAGCAGCTGGCCGATCCGGCGTTGCACAACGATCCGGCGGCGGCACGCAAGGCGGGCAAGCGGTTCGCCGAGCTCGCGCCTGTCATGGCCACGTACGCCAAGCTCGAGGCCGCTCAGGAGGATCTGGAGGCGGCGCGCGAGCTGGGCGCCGACGATGCCGCCTTCGCCGCCGAGATCCCCGCGCTCGAGGCGCAGGTGGCCGAGCTCGACAAGACGCTCACCGACCTGCTCGCGCCTCGCGATCCGCACGACGGCGACGACGTCGTGCTCGAGCTCAAGTCCGGTGAGGGCGGTGAGGAGTCGGCGCTGTTCGCGTCCGACCTCGCACGCATGTACGTCCGCTACGCCGAGCGCGCCGGGTGGCGCGTCGAGATCCTGGACGCGACCGTCTCCGACCTCGGCGGTTACAAGGACGCGACGATCTCGATCAAGTCGAAGGGCGACGTCCGTGACGGAGTGTGGTCCCGGCTCAAGTTCGAGGGCGGCGTCCACCGCGTGCAGCGAGTTCCCGTGACCGAGTCGCAGGGCCGCGTCCACACCTCGGCGGCGGGAGTGCTGATCTACCCCGAGCCGGAGGAAGTCGAGGAGGTGCAGATCGACGAGTCCGATCTGCGCATCGACGTCTACCGCTCGTCGGGCAAGGGCGGACAGGGCGTCAACACCACCGACTCCGCGGTCCGGATCACGCACCTGCCGACCGGTATCGTCGTGACCTGCCAGAACGAGCGCTCGCAGCTGCAGAACAAGGCGCGTGCGATGCAGGTGCTGGCCGCCCGACTGCAGGCGGCGGCGGAGGAGGCCGCGGACGCGGAGGCGTCGGCCGGCCGCCAGAGCCAGATCCGCACGGTCGACCGTTCCGAGCGCATCCGCACGTACAACTTCCCCGAGAACCGCATCACCGATCACCGCATCGGGTTCAAGGCGCACAACCTCGACGCCGTGCTCGACGGCGAGATGGGCGCTCTCCTCGACGCGCTGGGGCAGGCCGACCGTGAGGCCCGTCTCGCGGCCGAATGA
- the atpB gene encoding F0F1 ATP synthase subunit A codes for MAAGEYHPPSLDDFYPPAVLFEGTPFELDRLMLIRLLMSAVVALFFIIAMRSPKIVPRGVQNVAEYALDFVRINIAEEILGKEQGKRFLPIITTIFFIVLASNVASIIPFLNISPNARIGMPLVLAALAYITFNYVGIKKYGFFKYVKSSIVVPGVPPALHVLLIPIEFLSTFVLRPFTLMVRLMANMLAGHILLVLFFGATQYFFFTSGGFQAIFGVPSIIAGVAMTFFELLVIGLQAYVFALLTAVYIDLALHADSH; via the coding sequence ATGGCCGCGGGTGAATACCATCCGCCGTCACTCGATGATTTCTACCCGCCCGCAGTGCTGTTCGAGGGCACCCCCTTCGAACTCGACCGTCTGATGCTGATCCGTCTCCTGATGTCGGCAGTGGTTGCACTGTTCTTCATCATCGCGATGCGCAGCCCGAAGATCGTTCCGCGCGGTGTCCAGAATGTCGCCGAGTACGCGCTCGATTTCGTTCGGATCAACATCGCGGAGGAGATCCTCGGCAAGGAGCAGGGCAAGCGCTTCCTGCCGATCATCACGACGATCTTCTTCATCGTGCTGGCAAGCAACGTGGCGAGCATCATTCCTTTCCTGAACATCTCGCCGAACGCGCGAATCGGTATGCCACTCGTCCTCGCGGCGCTGGCATACATCACGTTCAATTACGTGGGTATCAAGAAGTACGGCTTCTTCAAGTACGTGAAGTCGAGCATCGTCGTCCCCGGCGTGCCGCCGGCGCTGCACGTGCTGCTGATCCCGATCGAGTTCCTCTCGACGTTCGTGCTCCGGCCGTTCACGCTGATGGTCCGACTCATGGCCAACATGCTGGCCGGGCACATCCTGCTGGTGCTGTTCTTCGGTGCCACGCAGTACTTCTTCTTCACCTCCGGTGGGTTCCAGGCGATCTTCGGCGTGCCGTCGATCATCGCCGGCGTCGCGATGACGTTCTTCGAACTCCTGGTGATCGGCCTGCAGGCTTACGTCTTCGCACTGCTCACCGCGGTGTACATCGACCTGGCCCTGCACGCCGACTCTCACTGA
- a CDS encoding F0F1 ATP synthase subunit B: MSTTIALLAAEGEDHNPLLPATYDITWSIVALVVVGFVFWKFVLPMFQKVLAERTEQIDGGIKRAEEAQSEAKAALEQYHAQLAEARTEAAQIREEARTQGQQIIAEMKAQAQEESDRIVAAGHSQLVAQRQQIVTELRADLGKTAVDLAEKVIGESLADDVKRAGTVDRFLNELDAVSADSAAGK, from the coding sequence ATGTCAACCACCATTGCATTGCTCGCGGCCGAGGGGGAGGATCACAACCCCCTCCTGCCCGCGACGTATGACATCACTTGGTCGATCGTTGCCCTGGTGGTCGTCGGGTTCGTCTTCTGGAAGTTTGTTCTTCCGATGTTCCAGAAGGTTCTCGCCGAGCGCACCGAGCAGATCGACGGCGGCATCAAGCGTGCCGAAGAGGCTCAGTCCGAGGCCAAGGCCGCGCTGGAGCAGTACCACGCCCAGCTCGCCGAGGCTCGTACCGAGGCCGCCCAGATCCGCGAGGAAGCACGTACCCAGGGCCAGCAGATCATCGCCGAGATGAAGGCTCAGGCTCAGGAGGAGAGCGACCGCATCGTCGCCGCCGGTCACAGCCAGCTGGTCGCACAGCGTCAGCAGATCGTGACCGAGCTGCGGGCCGACCTCGGTAAGACCGCGGTCGACCTGGCCGAGAAGGTCATCGGAGAGTCGCTGGCCGACGACGTCAAGCGCGCCGGAACGGTCGATCGCTTCCTCAACGAGCTGGACGCAGTCAGCGCCGATTCCGCAGCAGGAAAGTGA
- a CDS encoding L-threonylcarbamoyladenylate synthase → MSTVYDCKDPGNREAGLTAAKNSLKAGRLVVLPTDTVYGLGADAFDGEAVASLLRAKGRGRDMPVPVLVGSWTTIDGLVYSVRPQARDLIKAFWPGGLSIVVQQAPSLAWDLGDSRGTVMLRMPLHPVALELLREVGPMAVSSANISGRPPATTVDEARDQLGGAASVYLDGGPATHAVASTIVDLTADEPRILRDGAVPAADVAEVLGTTVETLLRAGA, encoded by the coding sequence GTGAGCACTGTCTACGACTGCAAGGATCCCGGCAACCGCGAAGCAGGCCTGACCGCCGCGAAGAACTCGCTCAAGGCCGGTCGCCTCGTCGTTCTCCCCACCGACACCGTCTACGGGCTGGGCGCCGACGCCTTCGACGGTGAGGCCGTCGCCAGCCTGCTGCGCGCCAAGGGCCGCGGCCGCGACATGCCGGTGCCGGTGCTGGTCGGGTCGTGGACCACGATCGACGGGCTCGTGTACTCGGTGCGTCCGCAGGCCCGCGATCTGATCAAGGCGTTCTGGCCCGGTGGCCTCAGTATCGTTGTGCAGCAAGCTCCCTCACTCGCGTGGGACCTCGGTGACAGCCGCGGCACCGTGATGCTGCGGATGCCGTTGCACCCGGTCGCGCTCGAACTGCTGCGCGAGGTCGGCCCGATGGCGGTGTCGAGCGCCAACATCTCCGGCCGCCCCCCGGCGACCACGGTCGACGAGGCCCGGGACCAGCTCGGCGGCGCCGCCAGCGTCTACCTCGACGGTGGTCCGGCCACCCATGCGGTCGCGTCCACGATCGTCGACCTCACCGCGGACGAGCCGCGCATCCTCCGGGACGGTGCCGTCCCGGCGGCCGACGTCGCCGAGGTGCTCGGAACGACCGTCGAGACCCTCCTGCGGGCGGGGGCGTGA
- a CDS encoding F0F1 ATP synthase subunit gamma, whose product MASIRELRSRIKSVNSTKKITKAQELIATSRITKAQARVAASKPYAEEITKVLSELASASASLDHPLLNERPNPKRAAVLVVTSDRGMAGGYNSNVLKETEELLQLLRSEGKEPVVYVLGAKGLAYYTFRDRTIGGAWTGFSQAPTYADAARASRHLVELFMAGSGSEVEAANGEGTIEGVDELHIVYTRFVSMLTQQPQVRRMAPLEVDYAEERIELGEDMLSNGQQEGKTGPTAVYNFEPEAGTLLASLLPKYISTRIFAALLDSAASESAARRTAMKAATDNATELVNTLSRQANQARQAQITQEISEIVGGVDALASSAGSD is encoded by the coding sequence ATGGCAAGCATTCGCGAACTGCGTTCCCGCATCAAGTCGGTCAACTCGACCAAGAAGATCACCAAAGCGCAGGAACTGATCGCGACCTCGCGGATCACGAAGGCGCAGGCGCGCGTCGCGGCCTCCAAGCCGTACGCCGAGGAGATCACGAAGGTGCTGTCCGAGCTTGCGAGTGCGTCGGCTTCGCTCGACCACCCGCTGCTCAACGAGCGTCCCAACCCGAAGCGTGCTGCGGTCCTGGTCGTCACCAGTGACCGCGGCATGGCGGGCGGCTACAACTCCAACGTCCTCAAGGAGACCGAGGAGCTGCTGCAGCTCCTGCGTTCCGAGGGCAAGGAGCCGGTCGTCTACGTGCTCGGCGCCAAGGGCCTCGCCTACTACACCTTCCGTGACCGCACGATCGGCGGCGCGTGGACGGGCTTCTCGCAGGCCCCCACCTACGCGGACGCCGCGCGGGCGAGCCGGCACCTGGTCGAGCTGTTCATGGCCGGTTCCGGTTCCGAGGTCGAGGCCGCCAACGGCGAGGGCACGATCGAGGGCGTCGACGAGCTTCACATCGTCTACACCCGCTTCGTGTCGATGCTGACCCAGCAGCCCCAGGTCCGCCGGATGGCACCGCTCGAGGTCGATTACGCCGAGGAGCGCATCGAGCTGGGCGAGGACATGCTGTCCAACGGTCAGCAGGAGGGCAAGACCGGCCCGACCGCGGTGTACAACTTCGAGCCCGAGGCCGGGACGCTGCTGGCGTCCCTGCTGCCGAAGTACATCAGCACGCGCATCTTCGCGGCGCTGCTGGACTCCGCTGCGTCGGAGTCCGCCGCTCGTCGTACCGCCATGAAGGCGGCCACCGACAACGCGACGGAGTTGGTCAACACCCTGAGTCGGCAGGCCAACCAGGCGCGCCAGGCTCAGATCACCCAGGAAATCAGCGAGATCGTCGGCGGCGTTGACGCACTCGCATCGAGTGCAGGAAGTGACTAA
- the atpD gene encoding F0F1 ATP synthase subunit beta, protein MTAAVTDSNAGAASALAGRVVRVIGPVVDVEFPRGAVPDLFNALHSEITLPSVAKTLTLEVAQHLGDNLVRTISMQPTDGLVRGAAVHDTGKPISVPVGDVVKGHVFNALGDCLDAPGTGRDGEQWGIHRKPPAFDQLEGKTEILETGIKVIDLLTPYVKGGKIGLFGGAGVGKTVLIQEMITRIAREFSGTSVFAGVGERTREGTDLKLEMEEMGVLQDTALVFGQMDEPPGTRMRVALSALTMAEYFRDVQGQDVLLFIDNIFRFTQAGSEVSTLLGRMPSAVGYQPTLADEMGELQERITSTRGRSITSLQAIYVPADDYTDPAPATTFAHLDATTELSRPISQMGIYPAVDPLTSTSRILEPGIVGAEHFRVANEVKRILQKYKELQDIIAILGMDELSEEDKVLVGRARRIQKFLGQNFIVAEKFTGEPGSVVPLRDTIEAFDRVCKGEFDHLPEQAFNSCGGLDDVEAAAKKIAGK, encoded by the coding sequence ATGACCGCAGCAGTAACCGATAGCAACGCCGGGGCGGCGTCGGCACTTGCCGGCCGCGTCGTGCGCGTCATCGGCCCCGTCGTGGACGTCGAGTTCCCGCGCGGTGCCGTTCCCGATCTGTTCAACGCCCTGCACTCGGAGATCACTCTCCCGTCCGTGGCGAAGACGCTGACCCTCGAGGTTGCGCAGCACCTGGGTGACAACCTGGTCCGCACCATCTCGATGCAGCCGACCGACGGCCTGGTCCGTGGTGCCGCAGTGCACGACACCGGCAAGCCGATCTCGGTTCCCGTCGGTGACGTCGTCAAGGGCCACGTGTTCAACGCCCTGGGTGACTGCCTCGACGCGCCGGGCACCGGTCGCGACGGTGAGCAGTGGGGCATCCACCGCAAGCCCCCGGCCTTCGATCAGCTCGAGGGCAAGACCGAGATCCTCGAGACCGGCATCAAGGTCATCGACCTGCTGACCCCGTACGTCAAGGGCGGCAAGATCGGTCTGTTCGGTGGTGCCGGTGTCGGCAAGACCGTTCTGATCCAGGAGATGATCACCCGTATCGCGCGTGAGTTCTCCGGTACGTCGGTGTTCGCCGGCGTCGGCGAGCGCACCCGTGAGGGCACCGACCTCAAGCTGGAGATGGAAGAGATGGGCGTCCTCCAGGACACCGCCCTCGTCTTCGGCCAGATGGACGAGCCGCCGGGAACGCGTATGCGCGTCGCCCTGTCCGCGCTGACCATGGCGGAGTACTTCCGCGATGTCCAGGGCCAGGACGTGCTGCTGTTCATCGACAACATCTTCCGGTTCACCCAGGCCGGTTCCGAGGTCTCGACCCTGCTGGGTCGTATGCCTTCGGCCGTGGGTTACCAGCCGACGCTGGCCGACGAGATGGGTGAGCTGCAGGAGCGCATCACCTCGACCCGTGGCCGTTCGATCACCTCGCTGCAGGCGATCTACGTCCCCGCCGACGACTACACCGACCCGGCGCCGGCCACCACGTTCGCGCACCTCGATGCGACCACCGAGCTCTCGCGTCCGATCTCGCAGATGGGTATCTACCCCGCTGTGGATCCGCTGACGTCGACCTCGCGCATCCTGGAGCCCGGCATCGTCGGTGCCGAGCACTTCCGCGTCGCGAACGAGGTCAAGCGCATCCTGCAGAAGTACAAGGAGCTGCAGGACATCATCGCGATCCTCGGTATGGACGAGCTCTCCGAAGAGGACAAGGTCCTCGTCGGTCGCGCCCGCCGTATCCAGAAGTTCCTCGGCCAGAACTTCATCGTCGCCGAGAAGTTCACCGGTGAGCCCGGTTCGGTCGTGCCGCTGCGCGACACCATCGAGGCGTTCGACCGCGTCTGCAAGGGCGAGTTCGATCACCTGCCGGAGCAGGCGTTCAACAGCTGCGGTGGACTCGACGACGTCGAGGCCGCAGCCAAGAAGATCGCCGGAAAGTAG
- a CDS encoding MraY family glycosyltransferase, which translates to MSSADTALLALAQEGSNGAGVPLRELLLVLLTAAVVTFLGTGAVRLIALRFGAVAIPRDRDVHVQPTPRLGGVGMYLGMLVALLFAGQLPALTRGFEFSSDITAVLVAGFVIVLVGIIDDRWGLDALTKFVGQVTAAGILAVMGVSWYIIYQPFGDTTVILDQLQAGLVTVAVAVVMINAMNFVDGLDGLAAGLGLIASLAICAFSVGLLHDQGGDVSAYPPAMIAAALAGACLGFLPHNFQPARIFMGDSGSMLIGLTLAAVSTSASGRISLSAYGSRDLLGLLSPLLLVGAVMFIPILDLLLAIVRRTRAGVSPFSPDKMHLHHRLLQIGHSHRRVVLLIYLWVAILAFGAVGSAIIDRRVVVLLVAGGLVFALVVTAVPSWRGLQEDRRR; encoded by the coding sequence GTGAGTTCTGCGGATACGGCGTTGCTGGCGCTCGCCCAGGAAGGAAGCAACGGGGCGGGTGTGCCGCTGCGCGAGCTGCTCCTGGTACTTCTCACCGCCGCGGTCGTGACCTTCCTCGGCACCGGCGCCGTCCGACTGATCGCGCTCCGGTTCGGTGCGGTGGCGATCCCACGCGATCGTGACGTCCACGTCCAGCCCACCCCGCGTCTCGGCGGCGTGGGGATGTACCTGGGCATGCTGGTGGCGCTGCTGTTCGCCGGGCAGCTTCCGGCCCTGACGCGGGGCTTCGAGTTCTCCAGTGACATCACGGCCGTGCTGGTCGCGGGCTTCGTGATCGTCCTGGTGGGGATCATCGACGACCGCTGGGGACTGGATGCGCTCACCAAGTTCGTCGGTCAGGTCACGGCCGCGGGAATCCTCGCGGTCATGGGCGTCAGTTGGTACATCATCTACCAACCGTTCGGTGACACCACGGTGATCCTGGACCAGCTCCAGGCCGGTCTCGTCACCGTCGCGGTCGCGGTCGTCATGATCAACGCGATGAACTTCGTCGACGGACTCGACGGGCTCGCCGCCGGGCTGGGACTGATCGCGTCCCTGGCGATCTGCGCGTTCTCGGTGGGGCTGCTGCACGACCAGGGCGGCGACGTGAGCGCCTACCCGCCCGCGATGATCGCGGCCGCGCTCGCCGGCGCGTGCCTGGGATTTCTCCCACACAACTTCCAGCCGGCCCGCATCTTCATGGGCGACTCCGGTTCGATGCTGATCGGTCTCACGCTCGCTGCCGTGTCGACCAGTGCGTCGGGGCGGATCAGCTTGAGCGCGTACGGCTCCCGCGATCTGCTCGGTCTGCTTTCGCCGCTGCTGCTGGTGGGTGCGGTCATGTTCATCCCGATCCTCGACCTGCTGTTGGCGATCGTGCGCCGGACCCGCGCCGGCGTGAGCCCCTTCAGCCCCGACAAGATGCACCTGCATCATCGGCTGCTGCAGATCGGCCACTCCCACCGCCGCGTGGTGCTGCTGATCTACTTGTGGGTCGCGATCCTCGCGTTCGGTGCCGTCGGGTCGGCGATCATCGACCGCCGGGTCGTGGTGCTGCTCGTCGCCGGCGGTCTGGTCTTCGCCCTCGTCGTCACGGCGGTGCCGTCGTGGCGCGGGCTGCAGGAGGACCGGCGCCGGTAG
- the atpA gene encoding F0F1 ATP synthase subunit alpha, whose translation MAELTISSDEIRSAIENYTASYSPEASREEVGVVSDTSDGIAHITGLPSAMANELLEFPGGVLGVALNLDATEIGAVILGDYEHIEEGQEVKRTGDVLSVPVGDGYLGRVVDPLGRPIDGLGEIETTENRALELQAASVLERQPVEEPLQTGIKAIDAMTPIGRGQRQLVIGDRKTGKTAVCVDAILNQKANWATGDPKQQVRCIYVAIGQKGSTIAGVKAALEEQGAMEYTTIVAAPASDSAGFKWLAPYTGSAIGQHWMYQGKHVLIVFDDLTKQAEAYRAISLLLRRPPGREAYPGDVFYLHSRLLERSAKLSDELGGGSLTALPIIETKANDVSAYIPTNVISITDGQVFLESDLFNKGIRPAINVGISVSRVGGAAQTKGMKKVSGSLRLELAQFRELEAFSAFASDLDAASKAQLERGQRLVELLKQDQYSPIAVEDQIISIYLAGEGVFDSVPVDDVRRFEAELLDDLRRNAGSVYEQIKGGKALDDASIETLMAATEKFKAGFLTSDGQRVVNEAEADALDASAVGQEKVTVKRTTVSK comes from the coding sequence ATGGCGGAGCTGACGATCTCCTCCGACGAGATCCGTAGCGCGATCGAGAACTACACCGCGAGCTACTCACCGGAGGCCTCCCGCGAGGAGGTCGGCGTGGTGTCCGACACCAGCGACGGCATCGCACACATCACCGGCCTGCCGTCGGCGATGGCCAACGAACTGCTGGAGTTCCCGGGCGGCGTCCTCGGCGTGGCCCTGAACCTGGATGCGACCGAGATCGGTGCCGTCATCCTGGGTGACTACGAGCACATCGAAGAAGGCCAGGAAGTCAAGCGGACCGGCGACGTTCTGTCGGTGCCGGTCGGCGACGGCTACCTGGGCCGTGTCGTCGACCCGCTCGGCCGCCCGATCGACGGCCTCGGCGAGATCGAGACCACGGAGAACCGCGCTCTCGAGCTGCAGGCCGCCTCGGTGCTCGAGCGTCAGCCCGTCGAGGAGCCGCTGCAGACCGGCATCAAGGCCATCGACGCCATGACCCCGATCGGTCGCGGTCAGCGTCAGCTCGTCATCGGCGACCGCAAGACCGGCAAGACCGCGGTCTGCGTCGACGCCATCCTGAACCAGAAGGCGAACTGGGCGACCGGCGACCCGAAGCAGCAGGTCCGCTGCATCTATGTCGCCATCGGCCAGAAGGGCTCCACCATCGCGGGCGTCAAGGCTGCCCTCGAGGAGCAGGGCGCGATGGAGTACACCACCATCGTCGCCGCCCCGGCGTCCGACTCCGCCGGCTTCAAGTGGCTGGCTCCGTACACCGGCTCGGCCATCGGCCAGCACTGGATGTACCAGGGCAAGCACGTCCTCATCGTGTTCGACGACCTGACCAAGCAGGCAGAGGCGTACCGCGCCATCTCGCTGCTGCTGCGTCGTCCGCCGGGACGTGAGGCCTACCCGGGCGACGTCTTCTACCTGCACTCTCGTCTGCTGGAGCGTTCGGCCAAGCTGTCCGACGAGCTCGGTGGCGGTTCGCTGACGGCTCTGCCGATCATCGAGACCAAGGCCAACGACGTCTCGGCGTACATTCCGACCAACGTCATCTCCATCACCGACGGCCAGGTCTTCCTCGAGTCCGACCTGTTCAACAAGGGCATCCGCCCGGCGATCAACGTCGGTATCTCGGTTTCCCGAGTCGGTGGCGCCGCGCAGACCAAGGGCATGAAGAAGGTCTCCGGTTCGCTGCGTCTGGAGCTGGCGCAGTTCCGTGAGCTTGAGGCCTTCTCGGCCTTCGCCTCGGACCTCGACGCCGCCTCCAAGGCCCAGCTCGAGCGCGGTCAGCGTCTGGTCGAGCTGCTCAAGCAGGACCAGTACTCGCCGATCGCGGTCGAGGACCAGATCATCTCGATCTACCTCGCCGGCGAGGGTGTCTTCGACTCGGTTCCGGTCGACGACGTCCGCCGCTTCGAGGCCGAGCTCCTCGACGACCTGCGCCGCAACGCAGGCAGCGTCTACGAGCAGATCAAGGGCGGCAAGGCCCTCGACGACGCCTCGATCGAGACGCTGATGGCTGCGACCGAGAAGTTCAAGGCCGGCTTCCTCACCTCCGACGGCCAGCGTGTCGTCAACGAGGCCGAGGCCGATGCTCTGGACGCGTCCGCGGTCGGCCAGGAGAAGGTCACCGTCAAGCGCACCACTGTCAGCAAGTGA